TCCGGCTGGATTACGGTTTGATCTGGTGTATTTGCAGGAAGACGTGGCCGAGGTCCGCGTGTTCGGAACGTACCGAGTGCAGGTAGCTGATCTGGACCAGAATCTGGAAGAGGATTCCGTGTTTGCCCTGATGAAAGGAAGTGACGGTTGGAAGATCCTCGAGTTGGATGGTCAAGAGGACGGCATTTAATCAGATACTATTTATATCAGCACCTTATATAATCCATACATCAATCAATTCACCTTGGTATAACCCCTCGGAGTCTGTTGGTATGGCGGCCAGTCCCTGGGCTTGGACAATTGTTCTGAGTAGACCGGATTTACCAAGTACAGGATGTGCCAGGGGCGGTTGTCCGTCCCGTTCTTCCAGCCGGATACGGATATAATCTTCTCGGCCTGGCTTGGAAGCCACGTTTCGGGCCAGCTCGGCCTTGCGTTTGTTTCGGTTTATCGTCGTGAAGCCGCTGTCATCTCCCTGAAGATGCCGGATGAGGGGCAATATCAGTACGTGCATGACCACCAGGGCGGATGTCACCTGTCCCGGCAGTCCCAGAACCGGTTTATTTGCCACACGGCCCAGAATGGTCGGCTTGCCCGGACTGAGTGCCACCCCATGTGCTAATATTTCCGCGTCCTTCATGGATTCGATAGCCTCGACAGTCAGGTCGCGAACACCAATGGAACTGCCGCCAGACAATAAGACCATGTCGTTGTCTTCAATGGCTTTTTTCAAGGCACGGCTCAGGCTTTCCAAGTTGTCCTTGATGATGCCGTATCGGGTGGGCTTGCCATTAGCCTGTTTGACCAACGCGGCAATGGTCAGGGAGTTGACGTCACGAACCTGTCCCGGTCTCGGGGTTTCGTTTACTTCGATCAGTTCGTCGCCGGTGGATAATATACCCACGCGGGGACGGCGGCGCAGAGAAATTTCTTCAAAACCCAAAGCCGCGGCAAGTCCGACTTCCTGTGGCCTGATGATGGTCCCGGCAGCGAGAGCTACCGCGCCTTTTTTGGCGTCTTCACCCCGTTGCATCACATTCTCACCGGGGGCTGCGCTTTTGCGGATTTCAATGGTGCCCATATCCGAACCGGCTTCCATGGCCTGGGTGTGTTCGACCATGACCACACTGTCTGCACCGTTTGGCAGAACGCCGCCAGTGGCTATGCGGGCACACTCACCGGGCTGTATTTCAATGTCCGGTAGTTGGTCGATGGGCAGGGCTGCCACACATTCAAGATAGCCGGGATTGGATTCAGTGGCTCCGAATATGTCTCGCGCATTGACGGCAAATCCATCCATGCATGATCTGTCCAGCAAAGGCCAGTCGTGTTCAGCGATGATGCCATCCGCCAACACGCGACCTACAGCTCGGGTCAGGCTCTTTGTTTCTTGAGTGAGCGGAGAGAATCCTTTGAGCAAACCGATAAATTCTTCGCGGCTGATGATAGTGAAAAAACCGTGGTTCATGGATATCCTAGTATATGATTTCAGTGCCGATGCCGGATTTTGTGAAGAGTTCCAGCAGAATGCAGTTCTCGACACGACCGTCGATGATGGCTGACTTCTCGACGTTTGCCACAGCTTCCAGGCAGCATTTGATTTTCGGGATCATGCCTCCGGTTACAACGCCGGTGCGGATGGCTTCAAAGGCTTCCTTGGCCGTGAGCGAGGTGATAAGTTCCTTGTTCTCATCAAGTAGGCCGGGAACATCGGTCAGCAGGTAGAGCCGTTTGGCTCCCATGGCGGTGGCAACGGCCCCGGCCACGGAGTCGGCATTGATGTTGTATGTTTCGCCTTCTTCATCCACGCCGACAGGGGCGATGACAGGAATGAATCCGTCGCTCAGCAGGGAATAAATGAGCTTGGTGTTGACCGAAGTCACTTCGCCCACTTTACCGAGATCTATGATTTCAGGTGGTGCGTCGGCTTTTTCGATGGCCAGTTCCTTTGGCTCCGCCTGAATGAGTTTGCCGTCCTTGCCCGACAGTCCTACGGCCTGTCCGCCGTTCAGGTTGATCAGGTTGACAATTTCCTTGTTCACCTTGCCGACCAGTACCATCTCCACCACATCCATTGTGGCCTTGTCTGTGACCCTGTACCCCTGTCGAAAATGGGATTCGATATTCAGGGCGGTCAACATCTTGCCGATCTGCGGTCCGCCGCCATGTACGACCACGGGATTGATACCGATGTATTTGAGCAGAATGATGTTCAGGGCGAATGCGCGTTTCAATTTTTCGTCGATCATGGCGTTGCCGCCGTATTTGATGACGATGGTTTTACCGTAGAATTCAGCAATATACGGCAGGGTTTCGATAATGGATTTCGCCTGAAGCTGATAGCGCTTCATGTCCCGTTTGTTGATGGGCTCTTTCTTCATTGGTTCTCCTGAAACATGGGCTTTCCGAATTTATTTCGGGATTGTCAGATAAAGGCGGGATGAAGTCAATAAACGGTCTTGCATTCAGTGTGTCGAATCTGTAAATTCCTCATACCATATGTAAAATTAACAGGATACCGCCATGAAGATTAGCTTCAATAGAATGGAATGGGCTGGTTCGGTCGGAGATCTGGGAACACTGCTCCCTCTGGCTTTTGGTATGATCATGATAAATGGTCTATCCGCTACAGGGCTCTTTCTGACTGTGGGCCTCATGTATGTGGTCGTTGGTACCTACTACCGGGTGCCTATCGCTGTCCAACCTATGAAAGTCGTGTCTGCCTATGGTATTGCGCTGGCCCTGACTCCCGGAGTGATTACCGCTTCCGGCCTGTTATTGGCTGTGCTGTTGCTGATCCTCGGAGCCACCGGGTTGGTGAAAGTGGTCGCCAGGATTGTTCCCAAGGCGGTTATTCGCGGCGTTCAGCTGTCCACAGGTGTGCTGTTGCTGTCCAAGGGAGCCTCGTTGGTTGTCGGGTCCAACTCCTTTCAGGCCATGCGTGGCGCGGTGGAGCCGTTCCTGTCAATTCAAAGCATCGGTCCGTTACCCATGTCCATCGTTTCGGGTGTGCTTTTCGGCGTTGTCACATTGTTCCTGTTGAGAAGTCATCGGTATCCGGCGGGACTTGTGGTTGTTGTCTGCGGCGCGATTTTCGGAGCGGCCTTCGGCGCGTGGCGAGAATTGACGTCGATCCAGCCCGGTGTGCATCTGCCGGAGATTCTGCCTTTTGGTTTCCCCACAAGTGTGGATTTTTCATACGCCTTGTTTGCTCTTGTCCTGCCGCAGATTCCCATGACCATGGGGAATGCCGTCATTGCCAACCGTGATTTGAGTTTTGAATATTTCGGCAAGGACAGTCGTCGAGTCACGGATCGCGCCCTGTGTATTTCTATGGGGCTGTCCAACGTGTTTTCCGCTCTGGTTGGCGGTATGCCGGTCTGTCATGGAGCGGGTGGTCTGGCCGCCCATTATGCTTTCGGCGCGCGGACTCCCGGTTCCAATCTCATTATCGGCGGGTTTTTCGTGACGCTTGCCGTGTTGCTTGGGACTGATTCGGTCAACGTGCTTCATCTGCTTCCCATGGGGGTACTTGGGGTGTTGCTGTTTTTTGCAGGGACGCAGCTTGCCCTGACCATACAGGATGTTGAAGCGCGGACGGATCTTTTCATTATCATTGTTATGTTGGGAATTACGTTGGCCTCGAATCTGGCCTGGGCATTTGGAGTTGCCATTGTGCTGGAGTATTTGCTTCGTAAGGGGAAGATTACCGTATAGTTTTGTTGGAGATGAAGAGATAAGGAAGGGCCGCTTTTAGCGGCCTTTTTTTATAGGAAGATGCCGCCTTCGGCGAGAGTCGTTGTTGGGGGCGAGACGCACCCAACGTTCTCCATGCCCTCCCGGCGGGGGCCGTTTTTTTGTTGGGGCAAAAAAAGGGCCGAAAAAAAGCCCCTTACTATCTTGGCCGCCTTGTGATCGGCGGCAAGAAGCTGATCATCGCGCGCAGCTTTCGGAATCGCGTTCTTCCGCTTCGCTCCAGTGCAATTCCGAACAAGACGCTGCCACTGCGCGCTGTCAGCTTCTAAGCCTTCCGATCAAGGGCTGAGTCCGGTCTTCGTCTGGCAAAGGGAAGAGCTCGTCTTCGAAGGAAGAGCGGTGTTGGGGGGCTAAAGCTCCCCCAAGGCCCTCTCTGGTTATCGAAGAGCCAAGAATCAAAGTTTTTCACCTACACCGATCAACATCTCACAACGACAGACAATTGATACCGGACCTTAGAGCCTGTCCCACGCGGCGCAGCGTGGCCCGACCGCAGTCTGTTTCAACAGACAAATCTGTCGGGCAGTGAAGCCGCGTACAGGCTCTTGGGTCCGGTATCAGGCTCATAGCCCAAAAGGCGCTTTTTGCCTCCTTTTTGCCGCCTCGCAAAAAGCAGGTCGCCGTAAAGGCGAAACCTTTGCAATAATACCGTTTGCACCCTCACTGCAAATGCACGCAAATCCTTCTTTTCTTCCCCATCTTTGTCCTCTCTACCGCGAACGCACGCGACCCCTTCCAAAAACAGAAAACCATCTTCATTTTTGATGCCCGCTGCCCCAAGCGAACACTTTTCAAACCCCTGATGTTGCTGTACCGTGCGCCCCATGACGAAGAATGATGTAAATAGACACTCCCTGCTGGGCAAAGTCCGGCGTGTGGTGGTTAAGGTCGGTTCTGCCGTGGTCACCACTGGCAACGGATTGAACCCTGCTGCAATCGGGCGACTGGCTGCACAGCTTTCCGCTTTGAGCGACAGCGGTATGGACGTGGTGCTGGTTACTTCCGGTGCCGTGGCAGCCGGTCGGCAACGCATTGCGGAAAATCCACGCAACCACGGTAAGGACTATAAGGATATGGCGTCGCGTCAGGCGGCCTCGGCCATTGGTCAGGGGCGGCTCATGCACGACTATGACGAGGCCTTTGCCGTCCATGGCAAGGTCACGGCGCAGATGCTGCTGACACGAAGCGGCCTCAAATTCCGTCGTCGGTTTCTCAATGCGCGGAACACCATGGAACGCCTGCTTGAGTGGGGTGTGATTCCCATCATCAACGAGAATGATTCTGTATCCACCCGCGAGCTGGAATTCGGCGACAATGATACGTTGGGTGCCATGTGTCTTGGCTTGATCGGAGCGGATCTGTTCATCAATCTGACCTCGGCCGACGGTGTGTTTGACAAGAATCCGGAGAACAACCCGGACGCGCGGCCCATGAAAACCATTGAGAATATCTGCGCTCTTGATCTGGAATCCATGTGTGACGGCAAGACTTCGGTGGGCACCGGGGGCATGTATTCCAAGCTCCGCGCCGCCAGACGGGCCGCACAACTGGGGGTGCCGACCTTCATCGTTTCCGGCAAAGGCGAATTCGATATCAAAGAAGCCCTGGAAAGCGACAACAAGGGGACGCTTGTCCTGCCTCGTGAACACAGTGTTTCCAGCAAGAAATTCTGGCTCGCCTATCATGATGATCCGGCTGGCTCCATTCTGGTTGACAAGGGCGCGGCCAATGCGCTTTTGACCAAAGGCAAGTCATTGCTGCCCATCGGCATCAGCGATGTTGAAGGCTGTTTCGAGCGCGGTGCACTGGTTTTCATCAAGACCCTTGAAGGCGATGAACTTGGAGTGGGGCAGACTAACTTCTCGGCTGACGAACTGTGCCGCATCAAAGGAAAACACACGGACGAACTTGCTTCCATCCTCGGTCCTCTTGCCTTTGTTGAGGCAGTCCATCGGGACAACATGCTGCTCGACGCAGCCATTTAGCCGGACTTTATGCGAAAAATTTATCTCGATAAGAACTTGCAATTTGTCTTCGGCGTCACGCTGATGGCGATACTCGGAGTTTCAAGTATCATTCCGGCTCTGCCGGATATTATCACCGGGTTGCAGTTCACTCCGGCCAAGATCGGACTGGTTATTTCGGTTTTCACGCTGCCCGGCGTCCTGTTCGCGCCATTGGTTGGTATCCTGGCTGACCGCGTGGGCCGCAAGGTTATCCTGATTCCCTCGCTGTTTGTCTTCGGCGGCTTCGGCTGTGCCTGTTTTTTTGCCCAGAATATTGAGCAACTGCTCACCCTACGGTTTCTTCAGGGTATGGGGGCCGCGCCACTTGGCGTTATTTACGGCACCATCATCGGTGATTTGTATCAGGGGAAAGAACGTGCGCAGGCCATGGGGTATAACGCATCCGTCCTGGCCATGGGCACGGCCGGTTTTCCTGCTCTCGGCGGAGTGCTGGCCTTGCTTGGATGGAATTATCCTTTCCTGCTTCCTTTGTTGGCCATACCTCTTGGTATTGCCATTGCCCTGAGTATGGATGCCCCGGAACCTAAAAGCAGAGGCAGTCTCAAGGACTATATGGCTGATGCTCTGCGGCAAATGAAGACACGGCAGGTTTTGTCTCTGTTCGCTACTACTTTGTTGACGTTTACCATTCTATACGGTCCCATTGTGACGTATCTGCCTCTGTTGCTCGATACGCGATATGGGGCTTCACCTGCTTCCATAGGTATGGTGTTCCTTATAGCCTCGGGTTTTAGCGGTATTGCTTCCTTCCAGCTCGGCAAGCTCGCGGAGCGTTTCGGACAGCGCGCACTGCTTGGGGCAGCCTCGGTTTTTTATGGGTTGTCCATGGTGCTCATGCCTCATGCTCCTGGTATGTGGCATGTCATCCCGCCTGTGATCTGCTTCGGTCTGGCACAGGGGTTGAACATCCCCACCATCATGACCATGCTGACTACAATTGCCCCAATGGAACAGCGAGGTGCGTTCATGGCGGCTAACGGTCTGCTTTTGCGGCTGGCGCAGACCATAGCTCCGATTTTCATGGGCCTGATCTATGC
The genomic region above belongs to uncultured Pseudodesulfovibrio sp. and contains:
- the proB gene encoding glutamate 5-kinase, whose amino-acid sequence is MTKNDVNRHSLLGKVRRVVVKVGSAVVTTGNGLNPAAIGRLAAQLSALSDSGMDVVLVTSGAVAAGRQRIAENPRNHGKDYKDMASRQAASAIGQGRLMHDYDEAFAVHGKVTAQMLLTRSGLKFRRRFLNARNTMERLLEWGVIPIINENDSVSTRELEFGDNDTLGAMCLGLIGADLFINLTSADGVFDKNPENNPDARPMKTIENICALDLESMCDGKTSVGTGGMYSKLRAARRAAQLGVPTFIVSGKGEFDIKEALESDNKGTLVLPREHSVSSKKFWLAYHDDPAGSILVDKGAANALLTKGKSLLPIGISDVEGCFERGALVFIKTLEGDELGVGQTNFSADELCRIKGKHTDELASILGPLAFVEAVHRDNMLLDAAI
- the argB gene encoding acetylglutamate kinase, which codes for MKRYQLQAKSIIETLPYIAEFYGKTIVIKYGGNAMIDEKLKRAFALNIILLKYIGINPVVVHGGGPQIGKMLTALNIESHFRQGYRVTDKATMDVVEMVLVGKVNKEIVNLINLNGGQAVGLSGKDGKLIQAEPKELAIEKADAPPEIIDLGKVGEVTSVNTKLIYSLLSDGFIPVIAPVGVDEEGETYNINADSVAGAVATAMGAKRLYLLTDVPGLLDENKELITSLTAKEAFEAIRTGVVTGGMIPKIKCCLEAVANVEKSAIIDGRVENCILLELFTKSGIGTEIIY
- a CDS encoding MFS transporter; protein product: MRKIYLDKNLQFVFGVTLMAILGVSSIIPALPDIITGLQFTPAKIGLVISVFTLPGVLFAPLVGILADRVGRKVILIPSLFVFGGFGCACFFAQNIEQLLTLRFLQGMGAAPLGVIYGTIIGDLYQGKERAQAMGYNASVLAMGTAGFPALGGVLALLGWNYPFLLPLLAIPLGIAIALSMDAPEPKSRGSLKDYMADALRQMKTRQVLSLFATTLLTFTILYGPIVTYLPLLLDTRYGASPASIGMVFLIASGFSGIASFQLGKLAERFGQRALLGAASVFYGLSMVLMPHAPGMWHVIPPVICFGLAQGLNIPTIMTMLTTIAPMEQRGAFMAANGLLLRLAQTIAPIFMGLIYAVFGMDAVFYGGLVCAGAILMLAIFGVRNIKA
- the glp gene encoding gephyrin-like molybdotransferase Glp is translated as MNHGFFTIISREEFIGLLKGFSPLTQETKSLTRAVGRVLADGIIAEHDWPLLDRSCMDGFAVNARDIFGATESNPGYLECVAALPIDQLPDIEIQPGECARIATGGVLPNGADSVVMVEHTQAMEAGSDMGTIEIRKSAAPGENVMQRGEDAKKGAVALAAGTIIRPQEVGLAAALGFEEISLRRRPRVGILSTGDELIEVNETPRPGQVRDVNSLTIAALVKQANGKPTRYGIIKDNLESLSRALKKAIEDNDMVLLSGGSSIGVRDLTVEAIESMKDAEILAHGVALSPGKPTILGRVANKPVLGLPGQVTSALVVMHVLILPLIRHLQGDDSGFTTINRNKRKAELARNVASKPGREDYIRIRLEERDGQPPLAHPVLGKSGLLRTIVQAQGLAAIPTDSEGLYQGELIDVWII
- a CDS encoding putative sulfate/molybdate transporter, coding for MKISFNRMEWAGSVGDLGTLLPLAFGMIMINGLSATGLFLTVGLMYVVVGTYYRVPIAVQPMKVVSAYGIALALTPGVITASGLLLAVLLLILGATGLVKVVARIVPKAVIRGVQLSTGVLLLSKGASLVVGSNSFQAMRGAVEPFLSIQSIGPLPMSIVSGVLFGVVTLFLLRSHRYPAGLVVVVCGAIFGAAFGAWRELTSIQPGVHLPEILPFGFPTSVDFSYALFALVLPQIPMTMGNAVIANRDLSFEYFGKDSRRVTDRALCISMGLSNVFSALVGGMPVCHGAGGLAAHYAFGARTPGSNLIIGGFFVTLAVLLGTDSVNVLHLLPMGVLGVLLFFAGTQLALTIQDVEARTDLFIIIVMLGITLASNLAWAFGVAIVLEYLLRKGKITV